In Blautia sp. SC05B48, a single genomic region encodes these proteins:
- a CDS encoding ABC transporter ATP-binding protein produces the protein MGKYALELNGVTKQYKDFKLDSISFTVPQGSIVGLIGENGAGKSTTINAILGLIVTEQGKISVFNGKDVSAETKEHIGVVFDGSNYPDNLTPKKLGKVFQNIYAEWNNKKYFELLNKFELPINKKLKEFSKGMNMKYSIAVALSHNSKLLILDEATSGLDPIIRDDILEMFLDFIQDEEHSILVSSHITSDLEKIADYIVFIHGGKVLFSKPKDELLENYGIIKCNSTQFNEIDKSDIISYRKLDYEYQVLVSNRRQVEQKYPKTMIVPASIDEIMLMYVKGDK, from the coding sequence ATGGGAAAATATGCTTTAGAGCTTAACGGGGTAACAAAACAATACAAAGATTTCAAACTCGATAGTATTTCCTTTACTGTCCCTCAAGGAAGTATCGTTGGATTGATTGGAGAAAATGGAGCTGGAAAAAGCACAACAATTAACGCTATTTTAGGTTTGATTGTTACTGAACAAGGCAAAATTTCTGTATTCAATGGGAAAGATGTCAGCGCCGAAACAAAAGAACATATCGGTGTTGTATTTGATGGAAGTAATTATCCCGACAATTTAACACCCAAAAAGCTAGGAAAAGTTTTTCAAAATATTTATGCTGAATGGAATAATAAAAAGTATTTTGAGCTATTAAATAAGTTTGAACTTCCTATCAACAAAAAACTAAAAGAATTTTCAAAAGGAATGAACATGAAGTATTCCATAGCGGTTGCTTTATCTCATAACTCAAAATTACTTATTCTTGACGAAGCAACAAGTGGACTTGACCCTATAATTCGAGATGATATTTTAGAAATGTTTTTAGATTTTATTCAAGATGAAGAACATTCAATTTTGGTTTCATCTCACATTACTAGTGATTTAGAAAAAATTGCTGATTATATAGTGTTCATACATGGGGGAAAAGTATTATTCTCAAAACCCAAAGATGAATTATTGGAAAACTATGGAATAATAAAATGCAATTCAACACAATTTAATGAAATAGATAAATCGGATATTATCTCATATAGAAAACTAGATTATGAGTATCAAGTATTAGTTTCTAATAGACGGCAAGTAGAACAAAAATATCCTAAGACTATGATTGTTCCAGCGAGTATAGATGAAATTATGCTTATGTATGTAAAGGGGGATAAATAA
- a CDS encoding GntR family transcriptional regulator, producing MDIFINNHASIPIYEQISSQIKAMIINGDLKAGEALPSIRGLAKSLHISVLTVQKSYDVLQKDGFIETTAGKGCFVSVQNQDFYLEEQQKKIENYFTEAIEIAKVSGIKLDKLQSLLALLYEEE from the coding sequence GTGGATATTTTTATCAATAATCATGCCAGCATACCGATTTATGAACAAATTTCTTCACAAATAAAGGCAATGATTATCAATGGAGATTTAAAAGCAGGCGAAGCACTTCCCTCTATAAGAGGATTAGCAAAATCCTTGCATATTAGTGTTTTAACGGTTCAAAAATCTTATGATGTACTTCAAAAGGACGGTTTTATTGAAACAACCGCAGGAAAAGGTTGCTTTGTATCCGTTCAAAATCAAGATTTCTATTTGGAAGAACAGCAAAAGAAAATAGAAAATTATTTTACAGAAGCGATTGAAATTGCAAAGGTAAGCGGAATAAAGCTGGATAAATTACAATCTTTACTTGCACTATTATATGAGGAGGAATGA